One Streptomyces mobaraensis NBRC 13819 = DSM 40847 DNA segment encodes these proteins:
- a CDS encoding DUF3117 domain-containing protein, with the protein MAAMKPRTGDGPLEVTKEGRGIVMRVPLEGGGRLVVELTPDEAAALADALKNVVV; encoded by the coding sequence ATGGCGGCCATGAAGCCGCGGACGGGCGACGGCCCGCTCGAGGTGACCAAGGAGGGGCGGGGCATCGTCATGCGGGTTCCGCTCGAAGGCGGCGGTCGTCTCGTCGTCGAGCTGACCCCGGACGAGGCGGCGGCTCTTGCCGACGCCCTGAAGAACGTCGTCGTCTGA
- a CDS encoding O-methyltransferase → MRVPDSSGYSHRCVDTWGQERAITGNRQTSWAFADAYGVEHIEDPALLWARDRAHEAGLRSVSSGTGSALRLLAAAVDAKAVAEIGTGTGVSGLHLLHGMRPDGVLTTVDSDPECQQFARQAFRAAGFAGNRARFIPGRALEVLPRLADGGYDLVFCDGDRLEYLDYLAESLRLLRPGGVVCFEGVFADGRTVDSAAQPAEVLRLRELLRVVRESAVLLPSLLPVGDGLLCAARRG, encoded by the coding sequence CTGCGGGTTCCCGACAGCAGCGGATACAGTCACCGTTGCGTCGACACATGGGGACAGGAGAGGGCCATTACCGGCAACCGGCAGACGAGCTGGGCGTTCGCCGATGCGTACGGCGTCGAGCACATCGAGGACCCGGCACTGCTCTGGGCACGCGACCGGGCCCACGAGGCGGGGCTCCGCTCGGTGTCGTCCGGCACCGGCTCCGCGCTGCGCCTGCTGGCCGCCGCGGTGGACGCCAAGGCCGTCGCGGAGATCGGCACCGGCACCGGCGTCTCCGGCCTGCACCTCCTGCACGGCATGCGGCCGGACGGCGTCCTCACCACCGTGGACAGCGATCCCGAGTGCCAGCAGTTCGCCCGGCAGGCGTTCCGCGCCGCCGGCTTCGCGGGCAACCGCGCCCGGTTCATCCCCGGCCGCGCGCTGGAGGTGCTGCCGCGACTGGCGGACGGCGGGTACGACCTGGTGTTCTGCGACGGCGACCGGCTGGAGTACCTCGACTACCTAGCGGAATCGTTGCGCCTGCTGCGCCCCGGCGGGGTGGTCTGCTTCGAGGGCGTCTTCGCGGACGGCCGGACGGTGGACTCGGCCGCCCAGCCGGCGGAGGTGCTGCGGCTGCGCGAACTGCTGAGGGTGGTCCGGGAGTCGGCGGTGCTGCTGCCGTCGCTGCTGCCGGTGGGCGACGGGCTGCTGTGCGCCGCCCGGCGGGGCTGA
- the sigE gene encoding RNA polymerase sigma factor SigE produces the protein MVGAPLDTTRADRGGAASNGDRRGVLRRFRRSAAEPKSVTDTADRSAARKTATATFATDADAPAWTPPTWEEIVSTHSARVYRLAYRLTGNQHDAEDLTQEVFVRVFRSLSTYTPGTFEGWLHRITTNLFLDMVRRRQRIRFDALGDDAAERLPSREPSPQQHFNDTHFDADVQQALDTLAPEFRAAVVLCDIEGLSYEEIAATLGVKLGTVRSRIHRGRSHLRKALRHRSPSARAEQRALAGAAPGARLSGEVGIA, from the coding sequence ATGGTAGGGGCTCCACTGGACACCACCAGAGCCGACAGGGGAGGTGCGGCTTCGAACGGTGACCGCCGGGGAGTGCTGAGGCGCTTCCGCCGGTCCGCCGCGGAGCCGAAATCCGTGACCGACACCGCTGACCGTTCCGCCGCCCGCAAGACCGCGACCGCGACGTTCGCCACCGACGCGGACGCGCCGGCGTGGACTCCGCCCACCTGGGAGGAGATCGTCAGCACGCACAGCGCACGGGTCTACCGCCTCGCCTACCGTCTGACGGGGAATCAGCACGACGCCGAGGACCTGACCCAGGAGGTCTTCGTCCGGGTCTTCCGTTCGCTGTCCACGTACACGCCGGGGACGTTCGAGGGCTGGCTGCACCGCATCACCACCAACCTGTTCCTCGACATGGTCCGCCGCCGCCAGCGCATCCGGTTCGACGCCCTGGGCGACGACGCGGCCGAGCGGCTCCCCAGCCGCGAGCCCTCTCCTCAGCAGCACTTCAACGACACGCACTTCGACGCGGACGTACAGCAGGCGCTGGACACGCTGGCGCCCGAGTTCCGCGCCGCGGTGGTCCTCTGCGACATCGAGGGCCTCTCCTACGAGGAGATCGCGGCGACCCTCGGGGTGAAGCTCGGCACCGTCCGCAGCCGCATCCACCGTGGCCGTTCTCATCTGCGCAAGGCGCTGCGGCACCGCTCGCCCTCCGCCCGCGCCGAGCAGCGGGCCCTGGCCGGGGCGGCCCCCGGCGCCCGGCTGAGTGGGGAGGTCGGGATCGCGTGA
- a CDS encoding zf-HC2 domain-containing protein, translating into MTGSGGQSPAEIHLGDRLAALVDGELGHDARERVLAHLATCWTCKAEADAQRRLKSVFAEAAPPQLSEGLLARLQSLPAMGPDGPAGPRQPGAPTDGGPGGTDREDGLGPRADAFALLPTGALTARDRGFRVHEVGRSPSRGRRFAFAAAGAVTIAAFALVGAEPLRTAVEAPRARPENPRVSHPLNPLALSAPGGAGEGRRADRGRSGGPRPPAPDSGRAGAARPPATRAALVIPPALPVAVPFRMPRQAVGNPGYAR; encoded by the coding sequence GTGACCGGTTCAGGCGGTCAGTCCCCCGCCGAGATCCATCTCGGCGACCGCCTCGCGGCCCTGGTCGACGGGGAGTTGGGACACGATGCGCGGGAGCGGGTGCTCGCCCACCTGGCCACCTGCTGGACCTGCAAGGCGGAGGCCGACGCTCAGCGTCGGCTCAAAAGCGTGTTCGCGGAGGCGGCGCCGCCGCAGCTCTCGGAGGGGCTGCTGGCCCGGCTCCAGAGCCTGCCGGCGATGGGCCCGGACGGCCCCGCGGGACCGCGTCAGCCGGGGGCGCCGACGGACGGCGGCCCCGGTGGCACCGACCGCGAGGACGGCCTCGGCCCGCGGGCGGACGCGTTCGCCCTCCTGCCGACGGGCGCCCTGACGGCCCGTGACCGCGGCTTCCGCGTCCACGAGGTGGGACGGAGCCCGTCGCGCGGCCGGCGGTTCGCCTTTGCGGCGGCCGGGGCCGTCACGATAGCCGCCTTCGCCCTGGTCGGCGCCGAGCCGCTGCGGACCGCCGTGGAGGCGCCGCGGGCCCGACCCGAGAACCCCAGAGTGTCCCACCCGCTCAACCCGCTCGCCCTGTCCGCGCCCGGCGGCGCCGGTGAGGGCCGCCGGGCGGACCGGGGCCGCTCGGGCGGTCCCCGCCCGCCCGCGCCGGACTCCGGGCGCGCGGGGGCCGCCCGGCCGCCCGCGACCCGGGCCGCGCTGGTGATACCGCCCGCCCTGCCCGTCGCCGTCCCCTTCCGGATGCCCCGGCAGGCGGTCGGTAACCCCGGGTACGCCCGCTGA
- a CDS encoding S1C family serine protease, giving the protein MTEPASGGQPSADRGRPSGDAPDVDAWGGSDARRSAAPAPGEQASVPGQQGAGPQVGGEARYPHPYAPVAAEAAAGQQPGGGVPHPPGPAQGGAPAAPHPYAPAPAPLGYGPGAPAGPVGPWQYDPWAGGAAGSRPPEGTAAGKPVSRSRLVAGALVVALVAGGIGGGIGAWLERDGGPGHRVTLPQAPADKSDRDPGSIAGIAARALPGVVTLHVRGSGGQGTGTGFVLDGKGHILTNNHVVEPAGSGGEIQVTFNGGQTAKATVVGRDSGYDLAVVKVKGVSGLTPLPLGNSDSVHVGDSVVAIGAPFDLAGTVTTGIISAKARPITAGGKKGDGTDVSYVDALQTDAPINPGNSGGPLVDSRGRVIGINSAIRSAGGSSESGGQGGSIGLGFAIPINQAKRVAEELINTGRATHPVIGVSLDMEYQGDGARVNPKGGNGTPVTPGGPADKAGIAPGDVIKKVDDVPVRSGQELIVKIRSHRPGDRLTLTVERDGKERTVRMTLGTASSS; this is encoded by the coding sequence GTGACCGAACCCGCGTCCGGCGGGCAGCCGTCGGCCGACCGGGGCCGTCCCTCCGGGGACGCGCCGGATGTGGACGCGTGGGGCGGCAGTGACGCGCGGCGTTCGGCCGCGCCCGCGCCGGGCGAGCAGGCGTCCGTCCCGGGCCAGCAGGGTGCCGGCCCGCAGGTCGGCGGGGAGGCGCGGTATCCGCACCCGTACGCCCCGGTGGCCGCCGAGGCCGCTGCCGGGCAGCAGCCCGGCGGGGGTGTGCCGCATCCGCCTGGGCCCGCCCAGGGCGGCGCCCCCGCCGCGCCACACCCGTACGCCCCCGCGCCCGCCCCCCTCGGGTACGGGCCCGGAGCGCCGGCGGGGCCCGTCGGGCCCTGGCAGTACGACCCGTGGGCCGGCGGCGCTGCCGGGAGCCGACCGCCGGAGGGGACGGCGGCCGGGAAGCCGGTCAGCCGGTCCCGGCTGGTCGCCGGCGCGCTCGTCGTGGCACTCGTGGCCGGTGGGATCGGCGGCGGGATCGGGGCGTGGCTGGAGCGGGACGGCGGCCCGGGGCACCGGGTGACGCTGCCCCAGGCGCCCGCCGACAAGTCCGACCGCGACCCGGGAAGCATCGCGGGTATCGCCGCCCGCGCCCTGCCCGGCGTCGTCACCCTGCATGTGCGCGGCAGCGGCGGCCAGGGCACCGGCACCGGCTTCGTCCTGGACGGCAAGGGCCACATCCTCACCAACAACCACGTCGTCGAGCCCGCCGGCAGCGGCGGCGAGATACAGGTGACGTTCAACGGCGGCCAGACCGCCAAGGCCACCGTCGTCGGCCGGGACAGCGGCTACGACCTGGCCGTCGTCAAGGTCAAGGGCGTCTCCGGGCTCACCCCGCTGCCGCTGGGCAACTCGGACTCGGTGCACGTCGGCGACTCGGTCGTCGCCATCGGCGCCCCCTTCGACCTGGCCGGCACCGTCACCACCGGCATCATCAGCGCCAAGGCGCGCCCGATCACCGCCGGCGGCAAGAAGGGGGACGGCACCGACGTCAGCTACGTCGACGCCCTCCAGACGGACGCCCCGATCAACCCGGGCAACTCCGGTGGCCCCCTCGTGGACTCCCGCGGCCGGGTCATCGGCATCAACAGCGCCATCCGCTCGGCCGGCGGCTCGTCGGAGTCGGGCGGCCAGGGCGGGAGCATAGGTCTCGGCTTCGCCATCCCGATCAACCAGGCCAAGCGGGTCGCCGAGGAGCTGATCAACACCGGCCGGGCCACCCACCCGGTGATAGGTGTGTCACTCGACATGGAGTACCAGGGTGACGGCGCCCGGGTGAACCCCAAGGGCGGCAACGGCACCCCCGTGACCCCGGGCGGCCCGGCCGACAAGGCGGGCATCGCGCCCGGCGACGTCATCAAAAAGGTCGACGACGTGCCCGTCCGCAGTGGTCAGGAACTCATCGTCAAGATCCGCAGCCACCGTCCGGGCGACCGCCTCACCCTCACCGTCGAGCGCGACGGCAAGGAGCGGACGGTCCGGATGACCCTCGGGACGGCCAGTTCGAGCTGA
- a CDS encoding sec-independent translocase, which yields MLDIGLPELIALVVLALLIFGPDKLPKMIQDVSRTLRKLRQFSESAKEDIRSELGPEFKDFEFEDLNPRTFVRKHVLDKDELGLKEIRNGFDFRSEMSELSGVTDPEPAAPHSSGGPDLVKKPDLLKKGPIQPGERPPFDSDAT from the coding sequence GTGCTCGACATAGGACTTCCCGAGCTGATCGCGCTCGTCGTCCTCGCTCTGCTCATTTTCGGTCCGGACAAACTGCCGAAGATGATCCAGGACGTGTCGCGCACCCTGCGCAAGCTGCGGCAGTTCTCGGAGAGCGCCAAGGAGGACATCCGGTCCGAGTTGGGGCCCGAGTTCAAGGACTTCGAGTTCGAGGACCTCAACCCGCGCACCTTCGTCCGCAAGCACGTCCTCGACAAGGACGAGCTCGGGCTGAAGGAGATCCGCAACGGCTTCGACTTCCGCTCGGAGATGTCCGAGCTGTCCGGGGTCACCGACCCCGAGCCGGCCGCCCCGCACTCCTCCGGCGGCCCGGACCTGGTCAAGAAGCCGGACCTGCTCAAGAAGGGGCCCATCCAGCCGGGCGAGCGACCTCCGTTCGACTCCGACGCCACCTGA
- a CDS encoding Mrp/NBP35 family ATP-binding protein: protein MATETPVTVPAEEAVRAALATVNDPEIHRPITDLGMVKSVDIAADGSVAVAVYLTVAGCPMRETITENVRTAVAGVAGVTSVTVELDVMGDEQRRELAATLRGGVAEREVPFAKPGSLTRVYAVASGKGGVGKSSVTVNLAAAMAADGLKVGVVDADIYGHSVPRMLGAEGRPTQVENMIMPPSANGVKVISIGMFTPGNAPVVWRGPMLHRALQQFLADVYWGDLDVLLLDLPPGTGDIAISVAQLVPNAEILVVTTPQQAAAEVAERAGSIAVQTHQKIVGVVENMSGLPCPHCDEMVDVFGTGGGQLVADGLTRTTGATVPVLGSIPIDVRLREGGDEGKPVVLSDPDSPAGSALRAIAGKLGGRQRGLSGLSLGITPRNKF from the coding sequence ATGGCTACCGAGACCCCTGTCACCGTCCCCGCCGAAGAGGCGGTGCGCGCCGCGCTCGCGACGGTGAACGACCCCGAGATCCACCGGCCCATCACCGACCTGGGCATGGTGAAATCCGTCGACATCGCGGCGGACGGCTCGGTCGCGGTGGCGGTCTACCTGACGGTGGCCGGCTGCCCGATGCGGGAGACGATCACGGAGAACGTGCGTACGGCGGTCGCGGGTGTGGCGGGTGTCACCAGTGTGACGGTCGAGCTGGACGTGATGGGCGACGAGCAGCGGCGCGAGCTGGCCGCCACGCTGCGCGGCGGGGTCGCGGAGCGCGAGGTGCCGTTCGCCAAGCCCGGCTCGCTGACCCGGGTCTACGCGGTGGCGTCCGGCAAGGGCGGCGTCGGCAAGTCCTCCGTGACGGTCAACCTGGCGGCGGCGATGGCGGCCGACGGGCTGAAGGTCGGCGTCGTGGACGCGGACATCTACGGCCACTCCGTCCCGCGCATGCTGGGCGCCGAGGGCCGCCCCACCCAGGTCGAGAACATGATCATGCCGCCGTCGGCGAACGGTGTGAAGGTCATCTCCATCGGCATGTTCACGCCCGGCAACGCACCGGTCGTCTGGCGCGGCCCGATGCTGCACCGCGCGCTCCAGCAGTTCCTCGCCGACGTCTACTGGGGCGACCTCGACGTCCTCCTCCTCGACCTGCCGCCGGGCACCGGCGACATCGCCATCTCGGTCGCCCAGCTGGTGCCCAACGCGGAGATCCTGGTGGTGACGACGCCTCAGCAGGCCGCCGCCGAGGTCGCCGAGCGGGCCGGTTCCATCGCCGTCCAGACCCATCAGAAGATCGTCGGCGTCGTGGAGAACATGTCCGGGCTGCCCTGTCCGCACTGCGACGAGATGGTCGACGTCTTCGGCACCGGCGGCGGGCAGCTCGTCGCCGACGGCCTCACCCGCACCACCGGTGCCACCGTTCCCGTGCTGGGCTCGATCCCGATCGACGTCCGGCTGCGCGAGGGCGGCGACGAGGGCAAGCCCGTCGTCCTGTCCGACCCCGACTCGCCGGCCGGCAGCGCGCTGCGCGCCATCGCGGGCAAGCTGGGCGGGCGGCAGCGGGGGCTGTCGGGGCTGTCGCTGGGGATCACGCCGCGCAACAAGTTCTGA
- a CDS encoding DUF1003 domain-containing protein, whose protein sequence is MGSDRGREHGPSRERAKERSAAAPAAQRVRLDQPQQKRRRWLPEYDPEAFGRTSEEIARFLGTGRFIVWMSVVIVLWVVWNTTAPGHLRFDRYPFIFLTLMLSLQASYAAPLILLAQNRQDDRDRVNLEQDREQNERSIADTEYLTREIAALRMGLGEVATRDWIRSEFQDLIKELEQRRVFPEESEERDR, encoded by the coding sequence ATGGGAAGTGACCGGGGCCGTGAGCACGGTCCGTCGCGCGAGCGGGCGAAGGAACGATCCGCCGCCGCTCCCGCGGCCCAGCGCGTCCGGCTGGACCAGCCGCAGCAGAAGCGGCGCCGCTGGCTGCCGGAGTACGACCCGGAGGCGTTCGGCCGGACCTCGGAGGAGATCGCCCGCTTCCTGGGCACCGGCCGGTTCATCGTCTGGATGTCGGTCGTCATCGTGCTGTGGGTGGTGTGGAACACCACCGCCCCCGGCCATCTGCGCTTCGACCGCTACCCGTTCATCTTCCTCACCCTGATGCTCTCCCTCCAGGCGTCCTACGCCGCCCCGCTGATCCTGCTGGCGCAGAACCGGCAGGACGACCGCGACCGCGTCAACCTCGAACAGGACCGGGAGCAGAACGAGCGGTCCATCGCCGACACCGAGTACCTGACGCGGGAGATCGCCGCGCTGCGGATGGGGCTCGGCGAGGTGGCGACGCGGGACTGGATCCGCTCGGAGTTCCAGGACCTGATCAAGGAGCTGGAACAGCGCCGGGTATTCCCGGAGGAGAGTGAGGAACGCGACCGCTGA
- a CDS encoding magnesium transporter MgtE N-terminal domain-containing protein, with the protein MAASVRVFVSHLSGVAVFDPNGDRVGRVRDVVAMLRVGARPPRVLGLVVEVVSRRVIFLPMTRVTGVESGQVVTTGVVNMRRFEQRPTETLVLGELLDRRVRLVATGDEVTVLDVSITQLHARREWEIDKVFVRRGKGGALRRKGETLTVEWSAVSGFSLEEHGQGAASLLATFEQLRPADLASVLHHLSPKRRAEVAAALDDDRLADVLEELPEDDQIEILGKLKEERAADVLEAMDPDDAADLLSELPEEDKERLLTLMQPGDAADVRRLLAYEERTAGGLMTTEPIVLRPDATVADALARVRNPDLSPALAAQVYVCRPPDETPTGKYLGTVHFQRLLRDPPFTLVGSITDTDLRPLPPDTPLPAVTSYLATYNMVAAPVVDAGGSLLGAVTVDDVLDHLLPDDWRETELHQGALGMSAMEETDASGGTNEPGEARDGK; encoded by the coding sequence GTGGCGGCGAGCGTCCGCGTGTTCGTGTCGCACCTGTCCGGCGTGGCCGTCTTCGACCCGAACGGCGACCGGGTCGGCCGGGTCCGCGACGTGGTGGCGATGCTCCGGGTCGGCGCCCGCCCGCCGCGCGTGCTGGGGCTGGTCGTCGAGGTCGTCAGCCGGCGCGTCATCTTCCTGCCGATGACCCGGGTGACGGGCGTGGAGTCCGGCCAGGTCGTCACCACCGGCGTCGTCAACATGCGGCGCTTCGAACAGCGTCCCACCGAGACCCTGGTCCTGGGCGAGCTGCTGGACCGCCGGGTGCGGCTCGTCGCCACCGGGGACGAGGTCACCGTCCTCGACGTGTCGATCACCCAGCTCCACGCCCGCCGCGAGTGGGAGATCGACAAGGTCTTCGTCCGCCGGGGCAAGGGCGGGGCGCTGCGCCGGAAGGGGGAGACCCTGACCGTCGAGTGGTCGGCCGTCAGCGGCTTCTCCCTGGAGGAGCACGGGCAGGGCGCCGCCAGCCTGCTGGCCACCTTCGAGCAGCTGCGCCCCGCCGACCTCGCCAGCGTCCTGCACCACCTGTCCCCCAAACGGCGCGCCGAGGTGGCCGCCGCCCTCGACGACGACCGGCTCGCGGACGTCCTGGAGGAGCTGCCGGAGGACGACCAGATCGAGATCCTCGGCAAGCTGAAGGAGGAGCGCGCGGCCGACGTCCTGGAGGCGATGGACCCCGACGACGCCGCCGACCTGCTCTCCGAGCTGCCCGAGGAGGACAAGGAGCGGCTGCTCACCCTGATGCAGCCGGGGGACGCGGCGGACGTGCGCCGGCTGCTGGCGTACGAGGAGCGGACGGCGGGCGGTCTGATGACGACCGAGCCGATCGTGCTGCGGCCGGACGCCACCGTCGCGGACGCCCTCGCCCGGGTCCGCAACCCCGACCTCTCCCCCGCGCTCGCCGCGCAGGTGTACGTCTGCCGGCCGCCCGACGAGACGCCCACCGGCAAGTACCTGGGGACCGTCCACTTCCAGCGGCTGCTGCGCGACCCGCCGTTCACGCTCGTCGGCTCGATCACCGACACGGATCTGCGCCCGCTGCCGCCGGACACCCCGCTGCCCGCCGTGACCAGCTACCTGGCGACGTACAACATGGTGGCGGCGCCCGTGGTGGACGCCGGCGGCTCGCTGCTGGGCGCGGTCACCGTGGACGACGTGCTGGACCATCTGCTGCCGGACGACTGGCGGGAGACGGAACTGCACCAGGGGGCCCTGGGTATGAGCGCGATGGAGGAGACGGACGCGTCGGGCGGAACGAACGAGCCGGGGGAGGCGAGGGATGGGAAGTGA